Proteins encoded within one genomic window of Vulgatibacter sp.:
- a CDS encoding TMEM165/GDT1 family protein, translating into MEPLLVSTAVVAIAEIGDKTQLLALLLAAKFRKPLPIILGILVATLANHAGAAFVGTLVSGWLNEQVMAWILGLSFLAMAIWALVPDKEEEPTAAASGYGPFVATTLAFFLLEMGDKTQLATIALGARFDDLLLVTLGTTLGMMIANVPAVLLGEVAAKKIPLGVVRTVAAAIFVVLGLISIGHAIGWF; encoded by the coding sequence ATGGAGCCCCTCCTCGTTTCCACCGCCGTGGTCGCGATCGCCGAGATCGGCGACAAGACCCAGCTCCTCGCGCTCCTCCTCGCGGCCAAATTCCGCAAGCCCCTCCCGATCATCCTCGGCATCCTCGTCGCCACCCTCGCCAACCACGCCGGCGCCGCCTTCGTCGGGACCCTGGTCTCCGGCTGGCTGAACGAGCAGGTGATGGCCTGGATCCTCGGCCTCTCCTTCCTCGCCATGGCGATCTGGGCCCTCGTCCCCGACAAGGAGGAGGAGCCCACTGCGGCGGCCTCCGGGTACGGCCCCTTCGTCGCCACCACCCTCGCCTTCTTCCTCCTCGAGATGGGCGACAAGACCCAGCTGGCCACCATCGCGCTCGGCGCCCGCTTCGACGACCTCCTCCTCGTCACCCTGGGCACGACGCTGGGAATGATGATCGCCAACGTGCCCGCGGTGCTCCTCGGCGAGGTGGCGGCGAAGAAGATCCCGCTGGGCGTGGTTCGCACTGTGGCAGCAGCCATATTCGTCGTGCTCGGCCTGATCTCGATCGGCCACGCGATCGGTTGGTTTTGA
- a CDS encoding GYF domain-containing protein, with translation MKFACESCRAQYMISDEKVGPRGVKVRCKKCSHVNVVKRQAPAVDPDVVVAPPPAAPPSGNLEDEIGAAFDHMVDGTAPAPAPAAPPAEAPAGFPAGDDFGFDAPSEIERTRIVEMPEMQRVFEEKERAPAAEVPAPAAPAAAAEWYVAIDEEQVGPLTIDGVRSRWDAGAIGPDTLCWRTGMADWTALAQIPELADCLAPRPAPAAEAGGNWLESAMKPQEQPAAAPAWKPTAASALASLVEQEMAASREAPVPEATLERDIPQGLESTGIRSLLRDLPTAAAPAPEQSRLLPLGSSATPASVPVPAPIIAPQHREEPSAAAAAPAAATQAGAPASAAAAPAKKGGAGKWIAAAAVLAIVAGGAFFARDLVAPAAAPVAAAPAPAPAPAAVPAPAPAPAPEAAVAAAVPAAPADGTGAPPAPAADAAAGAPAAAEAAAEAAGAVAAGGEAAPGTMAATTAGLQEAPAEAAVEAEPAKPEPTPAKVVRPQRKRQAVAAAKRRPEPAPAPASGGGDLLDAAGSNSSIDALFAREFTKKPKAQPKSSGGTYIPPAPGSGGKPHSLSQGDIAGVVVGHKGALKTCVTNYKSKNGGSAGTVVMRWTIQQNGRTSGVKPVKGAEHKELASCIGGLVKGWKFPAYSGPQMAPIDFPFQF, from the coding sequence ATGAAGTTCGCCTGCGAGAGTTGCCGGGCGCAGTACATGATCTCCGACGAGAAGGTCGGACCCCGGGGCGTGAAGGTCCGGTGCAAGAAGTGCAGCCACGTGAACGTGGTGAAGCGGCAGGCGCCCGCCGTCGACCCCGACGTGGTCGTGGCGCCGCCTCCCGCGGCGCCGCCCAGCGGCAACCTCGAGGACGAGATCGGCGCCGCCTTCGACCACATGGTCGACGGCACCGCCCCGGCACCGGCGCCTGCTGCGCCGCCAGCCGAGGCACCGGCGGGCTTCCCCGCCGGCGACGATTTCGGCTTCGACGCGCCTTCCGAGATCGAGCGCACCCGCATCGTCGAGATGCCCGAGATGCAGCGGGTCTTCGAGGAGAAGGAGCGGGCGCCAGCCGCCGAGGTCCCCGCACCGGCAGCGCCCGCCGCCGCCGCCGAGTGGTACGTCGCCATCGACGAGGAGCAGGTCGGCCCCCTCACCATCGACGGAGTCCGGAGCCGCTGGGATGCCGGCGCGATCGGTCCCGACACCCTCTGCTGGCGCACCGGCATGGCGGATTGGACGGCCCTCGCCCAGATCCCCGAGCTGGCCGATTGCCTCGCGCCCAGGCCCGCGCCTGCAGCAGAGGCCGGCGGCAATTGGCTCGAGTCGGCGATGAAGCCCCAGGAGCAGCCTGCAGCAGCGCCGGCGTGGAAGCCCACTGCCGCCAGCGCGCTGGCCTCCCTCGTCGAGCAGGAGATGGCAGCGAGCCGCGAGGCGCCGGTGCCCGAGGCGACGCTCGAACGCGACATCCCCCAGGGGCTCGAGTCGACCGGCATCCGCAGCCTGCTCCGCGATCTGCCCACTGCCGCGGCGCCTGCACCCGAGCAGTCGCGGCTCCTGCCCCTGGGCTCGAGCGCGACGCCTGCCTCCGTCCCGGTGCCTGCGCCGATCATCGCCCCCCAGCACCGCGAAGAGCCGAGCGCAGCCGCAGCGGCGCCCGCCGCCGCGACGCAGGCTGGAGCACCGGCATCCGCTGCCGCCGCGCCAGCGAAGAAGGGCGGAGCGGGCAAGTGGATCGCTGCAGCAGCCGTGCTGGCCATCGTGGCAGGCGGCGCCTTCTTCGCCCGCGACCTCGTCGCGCCGGCTGCGGCCCCGGTCGCTGCTGCGCCGGCACCCGCTCCGGCACCCGCTGCCGTTCCCGCTCCCGCTCCCGCGCCGGCTCCCGAAGCTGCCGTCGCAGCGGCGGTGCCAGCAGCTCCGGCCGACGGAACCGGGGCCCCGCCCGCTCCTGCTGCGGATGCTGCCGCCGGAGCGCCTGCGGCGGCCGAGGCCGCAGCAGAGGCTGCAGGAGCAGTCGCCGCCGGTGGCGAGGCCGCGCCCGGGACGATGGCAGCCACGACCGCAGGCCTGCAGGAGGCACCTGCGGAAGCAGCGGTGGAAGCGGAACCGGCGAAGCCCGAGCCGACGCCGGCGAAGGTGGTCCGGCCCCAGCGGAAGCGCCAGGCGGTCGCTGCGGCGAAGCGTCGTCCCGAGCCCGCGCCGGCACCCGCGTCCGGCGGGGGCGATCTCCTCGACGCAGCGGGCAGCAACAGCTCGATCGACGCGCTCTTCGCGCGCGAGTTCACGAAGAAGCCGAAGGCACAGCCGAAGTCGAGCGGCGGCACCTACATCCCTCCCGCCCCTGGCAGCGGCGGCAAGCCCCATTCCTTGAGCCAGGGCGACATCGCCGGCGTGGTGGTGGGCCACAAGGGTGCGCTCAAGACCTGCGTGACCAACTACAAGAGCAAGAACGGCGGCAGCGCCGGCACGGTGGTGATGCGCTGGACGATCCAGCAGAACGGCCGCACCAGCGGCGTGAAGCCGGTGAAGGGCGCCGAGCACAAGGAGCTCGCCTCCTGCATCGGGGGCCTCGTGAAGGGGTGGAAATTTCCCGCCTACAGCGGCCCGCAGATGGCGCCGATCGACTTCCCGTTCCAGTTCTGA
- a CDS encoding GrpB family protein encodes MLGRTVQLVPADPTWPAAFAREAARLREAAGDTPVVIEHIGSTAVPRLLAKPTVDVLVGVPTLADADALVPKLQALGYDYVQAFEAQLPRRRFLRTPSGTFHLHVVERGGAFWYEHLAFRDWLRSHADDARRYGFLKQQLAQRYTNDREAYTDGKAPFVAEILRQARGA; translated from the coding sequence ATGCTCGGTCGCACCGTCCAGCTCGTCCCCGCCGATCCCACCTGGCCCGCTGCCTTCGCCCGCGAAGCGGCGCGCCTGCGCGAGGCTGCCGGCGACACGCCGGTCGTGATCGAGCACATCGGCTCCACCGCGGTGCCGCGGCTCCTCGCCAAGCCGACCGTCGACGTGCTCGTGGGCGTGCCCACCCTCGCCGACGCCGACGCGCTGGTGCCGAAGCTGCAGGCGCTGGGCTACGACTACGTGCAGGCCTTCGAGGCGCAGCTGCCCCGGCGCCGCTTCCTCCGCACGCCTTCTGGGACCTTCCACCTCCACGTGGTGGAGCGGGGCGGGGCCTTCTGGTACGAGCACCTCGCCTTCCGGGACTGGCTCCGCAGCCACGCCGACGACGCCCGCCGCTACGGCTTCCTCAAGCAGCAGCTGGCGCAGCGCTACACGAACGACCGCGAGGCCTACACGGACGGCAAGGCGCCCTTCGTCGCCGAAATCCTCCGCCAGGCCCGCGGCGCCTGA
- a CDS encoding TIGR04552 family protein — MAIDIHRIHASMQELLPVERFGLRELEEIRLVLRGGSVIDWRRLNFRDRDEVDAFLRLAQLHSDRPADAARMREILDEAVAYLRSQFRYKVADAVADPKEVHDLFLMASDVGEHRRHRRIACIALKVMHTIFHTDARELLFRTPISELDFAALVDMRVRQCSEELLAMGAPVLEFVGSVKSRESMITKLLAKRESVAAQIFDKVRYRIVTERYEDILPVLHYLTTHLFPFAFTVPAQTQNTLFPFRQLVESTPHLSTFLPKLQIDPHLEEWDQEERRKGRGMVNEFSGATYRVLNFVADVPVRLDEYLTVLEAQRPTTGPQIAFAPVEFQLMDQETARQNELGENSHERYKRRQRVKVLRRLSRGLVVPKRALEAANEIPEEKA; from the coding sequence ATGGCGATCGACATCCACCGGATTCATGCCAGCATGCAGGAGCTGCTCCCGGTGGAGCGCTTCGGCCTCCGCGAGCTCGAGGAGATCCGGCTCGTCCTCCGCGGCGGTTCGGTGATCGACTGGCGCCGCCTCAACTTCCGCGACCGCGACGAGGTGGACGCCTTCCTGCGCCTGGCGCAGCTCCACTCCGACCGCCCCGCCGACGCGGCGCGGATGCGCGAGATCCTCGACGAGGCGGTGGCCTACCTCCGTTCGCAGTTCCGCTACAAGGTGGCGGACGCCGTGGCCGATCCGAAGGAGGTGCACGACCTCTTCCTGATGGCCTCCGACGTCGGCGAGCACCGGCGCCACCGGCGGATCGCCTGCATCGCCCTCAAGGTGATGCACACGATCTTCCACACCGACGCCCGTGAGCTCCTCTTCCGAACGCCGATCAGCGAGCTGGACTTCGCCGCCCTCGTCGACATGCGGGTGCGCCAGTGCTCCGAGGAGCTGCTCGCCATGGGCGCGCCCGTCCTCGAGTTCGTGGGCAGCGTGAAGAGCCGGGAGTCGATGATCACCAAGCTCCTCGCCAAGCGCGAGAGCGTGGCGGCGCAGATCTTCGACAAGGTGCGCTACCGGATCGTCACCGAGCGCTACGAGGACATCCTCCCCGTCCTCCACTACCTCACCACCCACCTCTTCCCCTTCGCCTTCACCGTGCCGGCGCAGACCCAGAACACGCTCTTTCCCTTCCGCCAGCTGGTGGAGTCGACGCCGCACCTTTCCACCTTCCTGCCGAAGCTCCAGATCGATCCCCACCTCGAGGAGTGGGATCAGGAGGAGCGGCGCAAGGGGCGGGGAATGGTGAACGAGTTCTCCGGCGCCACCTACCGCGTGCTCAACTTCGTCGCCGACGTGCCGGTGCGGCTCGACGAGTACCTCACCGTGCTCGAGGCGCAGCGCCCCACCACCGGGCCGCAGATCGCCTTCGCGCCGGTGGAGTTCCAGCTGATGGACCAGGAGACCGCCCGGCAGAACGAGCTGGGCGAGAACTCCCACGAGCGCTACAAGCGCCGGCAGCGGGTGAAGGTGCTGCGCCGCCTCTCGCGTGGCCTCGTCGTCCCGAAGCGGGCCCTCGAAGCAGCCAACGAGATCCCCGAAGAGAAGGCCTGA
- a CDS encoding DUF2911 domain-containing protein, whose translation MFQVPFRHVGSRIAAVAFLAAAAVSLPTAPAEAQGVELPQPSPKARVEQQVGVTQFVVDYASPGVKGRKIWGELVPFGQVWRTGANGATNLTASRDFTFGGKKVPAGTYSLFTIPGEKSWTVVLNSNPKTWGAYGYDEKLDVARVEVQPAAAASPRERLTFLFSDTTDHGTRLDIEWEKLRVSVPVGVDTDTHVAANIEGAVREAWRPHFDSARWLLEHDGDLKKAAQFIDTSIAIQPTWWNHWVKAQIQAKGGKRSDAVKTAKAAQKLGKGDRVYEGFFVKQVSAAIADWQK comes from the coding sequence ATGTTCCAGGTTCCGTTCCGCCACGTCGGTTCCCGCATCGCCGCGGTTGCCTTCCTTGCCGCAGCAGCCGTCTCGCTCCCCACCGCGCCCGCAGAGGCGCAGGGCGTCGAGCTGCCGCAGCCGAGCCCGAAGGCCCGGGTGGAGCAGCAGGTCGGCGTGACCCAGTTCGTCGTCGACTACGCGAGCCCGGGCGTGAAGGGCCGCAAGATCTGGGGCGAGCTCGTCCCCTTCGGCCAGGTCTGGCGGACCGGCGCCAACGGCGCCACCAACCTCACCGCCAGCCGGGACTTCACCTTCGGCGGCAAGAAGGTTCCCGCCGGCACCTACTCGCTCTTCACCATCCCCGGCGAGAAGAGCTGGACCGTGGTGCTCAACTCCAATCCCAAGACCTGGGGCGCGTACGGCTACGACGAGAAGCTCGACGTCGCCCGCGTCGAGGTGCAGCCGGCCGCAGCGGCAAGCCCCCGCGAGCGCCTCACCTTCCTCTTCAGCGACACCACCGACCACGGCACCCGCCTCGACATCGAGTGGGAGAAGCTCCGGGTGAGCGTGCCGGTGGGCGTCGACACCGACACCCACGTCGCCGCCAACATCGAGGGCGCCGTCCGCGAGGCCTGGCGCCCGCACTTCGATTCGGCCCGCTGGCTCCTCGAGCACGACGGCGACCTCAAGAAGGCCGCCCAGTTCATCGACACCTCGATCGCGATCCAGCCCACCTGGTGGAACCACTGGGTCAAGGCGCAGATCCAGGCCAAGGGCGGCAAGCGCTCCGACGCGGTGAAGACCGCGAAGGCGGCGCAGAAGCTCGGCAAGGGCGACCGCGTCTACGAGGGCTTCTTCGTGAAGCAGGTCTCCGCCGCCATCGCCGACTGGCAGAAGTAG
- the ffh gene encoding signal recognition particle protein, which produces MLDAVSKGFKAAKNRLRGKAEITPQVVDEALRDIRVALLEADVEFGVVKQFVASVREKAIGEVVETRVETKKGELRATPADHFIKICHDELEALMGPVDTSLQFKAKGPTGIMMVGLQGSGKTTTAGKIANKLLKEGKKPLLVAADVYRPAAVDQLKVLGERLGVPVFHDPAVKPPEMCRKAFEVARAQGNDVVILDTAGRLAIDEQMMAELEEIKAGTQPENILLVADAMIGQDAVKTAAEFDRRLTIDGFILTKLDGDARGGAALSIKQVTGKPIKFLGMGESLDRLEEFRPEGLASRILGFGDIVGLMQDFEKVVDQQKAEEDAQKILQGNFTLQDFVDQIRTVRKMGPLQELLEKFPMFGELPEGINFDEKELVKIEAMVSSMTPDERKTPQIFNDSRINRVAKGSGHPKKDVQELLQKYEAMRGVMKQIGGASGLLGKLPGFKQMAQLRQMKGMDLSSVFGGAGGAGGIQEAAAAMMQQDPRALGLPPGYMPPMDAAARARARAMGYALPGSGGAPAFMSDAEKKKLQEKRKRERQAKKANRKKGKKK; this is translated from the coding sequence ATGCTCGACGCAGTTTCCAAGGGCTTCAAGGCAGCCAAGAACCGCCTGCGCGGCAAGGCCGAGATCACCCCGCAGGTGGTCGACGAGGCGCTCCGCGACATCCGGGTGGCGCTCCTCGAGGCCGACGTCGAGTTCGGCGTGGTCAAGCAGTTCGTCGCCTCCGTCCGCGAGAAGGCGATCGGCGAGGTGGTCGAGACCCGGGTCGAGACGAAGAAGGGCGAGCTGCGCGCCACGCCCGCCGACCACTTCATCAAGATCTGCCACGACGAGCTCGAGGCCCTGATGGGCCCGGTGGACACCTCGCTGCAGTTCAAGGCGAAGGGGCCCACCGGCATCATGATGGTCGGTCTGCAGGGCTCGGGTAAGACCACCACCGCCGGCAAGATCGCCAACAAGCTCCTCAAGGAAGGCAAGAAGCCGCTGCTGGTGGCTGCGGACGTCTACCGTCCCGCCGCGGTCGATCAGCTCAAGGTGCTCGGCGAGCGCCTCGGCGTGCCCGTCTTCCACGACCCGGCGGTGAAGCCGCCGGAGATGTGCCGCAAGGCCTTCGAGGTGGCGCGCGCCCAGGGCAACGACGTCGTCATCCTCGACACCGCGGGCCGCCTCGCCATCGACGAGCAGATGATGGCCGAGCTCGAGGAGATCAAGGCGGGCACCCAGCCCGAGAACATCCTCCTCGTCGCCGACGCGATGATCGGCCAGGACGCGGTGAAGACCGCCGCCGAGTTCGACCGGCGCCTCACCATCGACGGCTTCATCCTCACCAAGCTGGACGGCGACGCCCGCGGCGGCGCGGCGCTCTCGATCAAGCAGGTCACCGGCAAGCCGATCAAATTCCTCGGCATGGGCGAGTCCCTCGACCGCCTCGAGGAGTTCCGGCCCGAGGGCCTGGCGAGCCGCATCCTCGGCTTCGGCGACATCGTCGGCCTGATGCAGGACTTCGAGAAGGTCGTCGATCAGCAGAAGGCCGAGGAGGACGCGCAGAAGATCCTCCAGGGCAACTTCACCCTGCAGGACTTCGTCGACCAGATCCGCACCGTGCGGAAGATGGGCCCGCTCCAGGAGCTCCTCGAGAAGTTCCCGATGTTCGGCGAGCTGCCGGAGGGGATCAACTTCGACGAGAAGGAGCTGGTGAAGATCGAGGCGATGGTCTCCTCGATGACCCCCGACGAGCGGAAGACGCCGCAGATCTTCAACGACTCCCGGATCAACCGCGTGGCGAAGGGCTCGGGCCATCCGAAGAAGGACGTGCAGGAGCTGCTGCAGAAGTACGAGGCGATGCGCGGCGTGATGAAGCAGATCGGCGGCGCGTCGGGGCTCCTCGGCAAGCTGCCCGGCTTCAAGCAGATGGCCCAGCTCCGCCAGATGAAGGGCATGGACCTCTCCTCGGTCTTCGGCGGCGCAGGTGGCGCCGGCGGGATCCAGGAGGCTGCCGCCGCGATGATGCAGCAGGATCCGCGGGCCCTCGGCCTGCCGCCCGGCTACATGCCGCCGATGGACGCCGCCGCGCGGGCCCGCGCCCGGGCGATGGGGTATGCGCTCCCCGGCAGCGGCGGTGCGCCCGCCTTCATGAGCGACGCGGAGAAGAAGAAGCTCCAGGAGAAGCGCAAGCGCGAGCGGCAGGCGAAGAAGGCCAACCGCAAGAAGGGCAAGAAGAAGTAG
- the cglE gene encoding adventurous gliding motility protein CglE yields MRPVLASLLALGLSTLAAPAAAAEVQPNTVRLNEVERGFWVGSTVGGVVYFQTPGEGAGIGSGALVGVEAGFDVTRTLQLGLVAWGQAIGAEADYKGITDTELDPKGARGDFQSLLAGAMLRWSFLRFADDNGIDRTFLYVRGAGGPAISRPVGVIGDGFWGAAGLGVEYFTRLRHFSIGLEANGLAMMTDDGDAYGVAVLPHLKYSF; encoded by the coding sequence ATGCGCCCCGTGCTCGCGTCTCTGCTCGCCCTTGGTCTGTCCACCCTCGCTGCCCCTGCTGCCGCGGCGGAGGTGCAGCCGAATACCGTCCGTCTCAACGAGGTCGAGCGCGGCTTCTGGGTGGGCTCCACCGTCGGCGGCGTCGTCTATTTCCAGACCCCCGGAGAAGGGGCGGGCATCGGCAGCGGCGCCCTGGTCGGTGTCGAAGCAGGCTTCGACGTCACCAGGACGCTGCAGCTCGGCCTCGTCGCCTGGGGCCAGGCGATCGGCGCCGAGGCCGACTACAAGGGGATCACCGACACGGAGCTCGATCCCAAGGGCGCCCGCGGTGATTTCCAGAGCCTCCTCGCCGGCGCCATGCTGCGCTGGTCCTTCCTCCGCTTCGCCGACGACAACGGCATCGACCGCACCTTCCTCTACGTGCGCGGCGCCGGCGGCCCGGCGATCTCGCGGCCGGTGGGCGTGATCGGCGACGGCTTCTGGGGCGCCGCAGGCCTCGGCGTCGAGTACTTCACCAGGCTCCGCCACTTCTCCATCGGCCTCGAGGCCAACGGCCTGGCGATGATGACCGACGACGGCGATGCCTACGGCGTAGCGGTGCTTCCGCACCTCAAGTACAGCTTCTGA
- a CDS encoding response regulator, whose product MDGTSTQGASRRILVIEDNEDIATTLADLLELEGHEPILAGSGPEGLDAARRHRPDLVICDIGLPGMDGFEVAAALRANADLRSTVLVALSGYGRPEDKEKAVAAGFDEHLTKPVRFEDLEALLAR is encoded by the coding sequence ATGGACGGCACCAGCACCCAGGGCGCGAGCCGGCGGATCCTCGTGATCGAGGACAACGAGGACATCGCCACCACCCTTGCCGACCTGCTCGAGTTGGAGGGGCACGAGCCGATCCTCGCCGGCAGCGGCCCCGAGGGCCTCGACGCCGCCAGGCGCCACCGCCCCGACCTCGTGATCTGCGACATCGGCCTGCCGGGGATGGACGGCTTCGAGGTGGCCGCTGCGCTCCGCGCCAATGCCGACCTCCGATCCACCGTGCTCGTCGCCCTCTCCGGCTACGGCAGGCCCGAGGACAAGGAGAAGGCGGTCGCAGCCGGCTTCGACGAGCACCTCACCAAGCCGGTGCGCTTCGAGGACCTCGAGGCCCTGCTCGCCCGGTAG